The Harmonia axyridis chromosome 3, icHarAxyr1.1, whole genome shotgun sequence nucleotide sequence CAGGAACCAAAAGTGGCAAGCACTTCTAGAAGACATAAACGAAGAATGTAGTGATCACGACGCCCACTACAAACCCCTATGGCGCCTCAATAAGACCCTGAAGACCAGAGGCAATCGATCACCCCCCATCCACGGTCCGCAAGGTTTGGTCTATACGGATCAAGAAAAAGCTGATGTGTTCGCGGAGAAACTTGAACTCCAGTTTTCTCCGAATCAATCCCCTGAGGATGACGTTGCCTTCGAAGGTATGGTGGAAAGTAGAGCCAGGAGGATAATGGGAGAGGAAACCTCTGAAGCAATCCGAACCACCACCATCGAGGAGCTCAAAGATATCATCAAATGGTTAAAGAAGAAGTCATCACCTGGCGAGGACGGGATCAATAATAACCACATCAAGCATCTACCGGACAACATATTAGCTCAAATGGTTAATATAACAAACGCCATTCTCAGAGAGAAATACTTTCCAGTAACATGGAAAAACGCTACGGTTATTATGATCCCGAAGAAAGGTGATAACCCTCTATTTCCCCAGAGCCATCGACCAATAAGCCTATTGTGCACACTAGGCAAACTAGTCGAAAAAGTCATCCTCATAAGGCTCCAAGAAGAACTGGACGAGAACAACATTATCCCCCCAGAACAATACGGGTTCAGGGCTGGTCACTCAACTGAACTTCAGGCTCTTAGGTTAACGGAAAACTTAATCCTGAACATCAACAGGAAGCACTACAACACGGCCGCATTTTTCGATGTCTCAAAGGCATTCGATAAAATGTGGCACGAAGGACTAACATTCAAGATGAACCAGTTGGGCATTAACAAATCAATAGTCAAATTAATTGGGAACTACCTCAAACACAGAACATTTCAAGTCAGGATAGGATCTTGCTTATCATCACGAACCCACATCACAGCTGGAGTACCCCAAGGAGGAGTGGTTTCTCCAAAACTGTATAACATCTACACGGCAGACATTCCCACGGATCTCGCCAACGACACCAAAGTGTTCACCTTCGCGGACGACACCGGAGTACTAGCACATTCCAGGAATGTCAACCTCGGAGTGCGCTATTTACAACGAGCCACTGACACCATCCTTGAATGGATGGCCAAGTGGAAGATTAAAGTTAATGCTGAAAAGACACAAGCGATAGTCTTCAGCAGGAAAGCAACACTTCCCACCGAAGAAATCGAGGTGAATGGCGAGAGCATTCCGTGGAAAAACCAAGTTAAATACTTAGGGGTTACATTTGACAGGAAGTTAACTTGGAAAGACCACATCAACCAAGTTAAGGAAAAAGTGATCACAAGGAAATGTCTAATGTACCCCCTACTAGCTCGCTCCAGTAAACTCAGCCTAAGCAACAAACTTAGGCTATataaatcaacaattctccCAGTGATGTTATACAGCTCCACGGTTTGGGGACAAACCGCAAAGACCCACCTCAATACCCTAGAGGTGATGCAGAGCAAGATCCTAAGACAGATAACCAATGCCCCCTGGTTCATCAGGAATAAAAACATAAGGAATGATCTCCAGATTAGCAGGATAAGTACTAAAATCCGACtccgaaattcaaaaattctacaGAAAATAGAAGATCACCCTAACCCCACGTTAGAAGAAGCCCTCAATTATGACATAGACGAATATTCAAGAATTAAAAGACCAAAATTGGCATTATCACTGGCCGGTGACCAACCCTGAAACCGGCAACCAAGGCGTATGAACGTGAACGCCCCCCTAAACCCGCACCGATAACCACAAGGAGTCAACGAGTAAAAGTGCCATGCACTGACTTAATAATTAAGAAAGATCTCAGCAGCCAATTTTTTAGTTTACACTTATCGTCAGATTGATCGATTGAAGATGCCTCCTAAAACTAGCGGAAAAGCTGCCAAGAAAGCTGGCAAGgcccaaaaaaacatttctaaaagcgacaagaagaagaaacgcaAGAGGAAGGAAAGTTACGCTATCTACATTTATAAAGTATTGAAACAAGTCCATCCGGATACGGGTATTTCAAGCAAGGCTATGAGCATCATGAACAGTTTCgttaatgatattttcgaaCGCATCGCCGCCGAGGCGAGTAGACTTGCTCACTACAACAAACGTTCGACAATAACCAGCAGGGAAATTCAAACAGCAGTGCGCCTTCTCTTGCCCGGTGAGTTGGCAAAACACGCCGTCAGCGAAGGAACTAAAGCAGTAACAAAATACACCAGTTCCAAATAAAGCAGGAATTGTTGTTGCATATCAAacggttcttttcagaaccacaaatttttaaaacttataattatagtCTGATCTCTAATTTCACCGTTAACGACATGtagatttatcaatttgaaataatccatACTAATATAATTCGAATATGTTCGTCAACTTCCTATACCATGTCTGATAATTTTGCACAccaatatcatatatatatgtatatatattcggttcaatgttatttacctgcttttcaattgttactatatatatatatatatatatatatatatatatatatatatatatatataaatatatatttataccgtTGCAGGGTAAGGCTTAGAGGTTGCCGGTTGCTCTCAGAACAAGGCAACACTCAATTGCTTCTGAGGAAACTTCTCACAATTCTCGTGGTCCACAAGATCATCTCCTTTTGCGCCTTCTCTATTAGATCTTCGTGAAGTCCAAGTTTGGCTGTGTTCCCAGTTAGATGCATCTCAACCAGCCCATTCGTGGTGTgagtagatatatatatatatatatatatatatatatatatataaacctgttgcaaacagtgattgttaacaaaaaaaaaatatatatatatatatatatatatatatatatatatatatatatatatatatatatatatatatatatatatatatatatatatatatatatatatatatatatatatatatatatatatatatatatatatatatatatagatcaatgagataagggtttatcgactcaatgtttggaggaataaataaaaagatgaactctttattctgtgacaagctttcgcatttttttaatgcttcttcagggcttctaaaagaatgtacaataattttcacaatgaacaatctaaaatattttttacacattgaacttaccgaatgtgagatttttaaagtcactagcatcatgctcaaacattcgtcattaaataaaacttacagactagacaaaacaatacaaatacaattatcaatgtaaattagccgcatcgcagtttatagaaataaatgattgataaaCTTGTTATTGTTGCTTTGTTTACGAAATAATTACAGGTTATGTTACAGCTCTCTGTGGATTTAGATCTTTACTTTGTGTTCCCATCCCATCCCATCTAAATCCACAGAGAGCTGTAACATAACCTGTAATTATTTCGTAAACAAAGCAACAATAACAAGtttatcaatcatttatttctataaactgcgatgcggctaatttacattgataattgtatttgtattgttttgtctagtctgtaagttttatttaatgacgaatgtttgagcatgatgctagtgacttcaaaaatctcacattcggtaagttcaatgtgtaaaaaatattttagattgttcattgtgaaaattattgtacattcttttagaagccctgaagaagcattaaaaaaatgcgaaagcttggcacagaataaagagtttatctttttatttattcctccaaacattgagtcgataaacccttatctcattgatctaAATATACCTGAGACTCTTAAATTcacttataatatatatatatatatatatatatatataagtaggggtgatttgggtatctaggcaatttgaaatgatcaacaatctatcgtctgttcatctatatttcgaaccaaggtgcggttcttcttcaggatgctaaaattacaaaattacaaaatcaagagttggaaagctgaaaaaacaactcatgctcacatccgacaagacagtattatcaatgctaataagtatagcaacaaaggtcttctgctcataaaaattataaaaattacaataaaccaaaaagaaaggaaagaaacgCTATCACAATGAATCTGTCTGGCTTTGCAATCTCACTATTACACAAATTCCCACCGAAGTTGAGGTTATCTTTAGTCTActaccaaaatttgaaatgtgtttcataaacaaaaatgaaaataatattaataagaagATTGACTTAAAGAATTTAAGTGttatatatagttatttattatccttagatcgtaggccatctagacaaacatgactttatgtcacttcctgcattgttgttttctctgtgttcccttgtctgtgaatgttaacctataattttgacagattcattgtgatagcgtttctttcctttctttttggtttattgtaatttttataatttttatgagcagaagacctttgttgctatacttattagcattgataatactgtcttgtcggatgtgagcatgagttgttttttcagctttccaactcttgattttgtaattttagcatcctgaagaagaaccgcaccttggttcgaaatatagatgaacagacgatagattgttgatcatttcaaattgcctagatacccaaatcaccccctacttactttattcggcaaataattctcttactgtatatatatatatatatatatatatatttttttttttatatatatattatattatatatatatatatatatatatatatacagggtgagtctttgacttgtacatatattttaaccgaaggttcttgaggtcaaaagaaacacttttttcatttaccattttttccgattcggccctgttaaaaagatatagccattttaaattttcaaaatgagctaattcacccctgaaaaccggaacactgaagttttctcaagcataagatatacctcttgaaccttggaaataagctactaaattagaaaaaccatcataaactcacgtttaacattccatttgttgaacaaagtagtgtttataatcaaataaatgagttattccaatttcgttgacgctaaagattaaatattcttctcttgatttctatttcattttcgataattataac carries:
- the LOC123675080 gene encoding histone H2B-like yields the protein MPPKTSGKAAKKAGKAQKNISKSDKKKKRKRKESYAIYIYKVLKQVHPDTGISSKAMSIMNSFVNDIFERIAAEASRLAHYNKRSTITSREIQTAVRLLLPGELAKHAVSEGTKAVTKYTSSK